In the genome of Raphanus sativus cultivar WK10039 chromosome 4, ASM80110v3, whole genome shotgun sequence, one region contains:
- the LOC108850101 gene encoding transcription factor MYB102-like: MARSPCCEKNGLKKGPWTSEEDQKLIEYIQKHGYGNWRTFPKKAGLHRCGKSCRLRWTNYLRPDIKRGRFSFEEEETIIKLHSFLGNKWSAIAARLPGRTDNEIKNFWNTHIRKKLLRMGIDPVTHSLRLNLLDISTILASSQYNSSSHHVNMSTLMMDAHRQQQQYPLVNPEILKLATSLFSQNQNQNQVVDHDPSTHVNQTGVNQYQINHQELQSYLPPFPNEAQFNDMDQQFNGFGEHTLVSNTSVQDCNIPTFNVYESSGFVLDPFYSDQTFNFATSVLNTPSSSPTMLNSCSTTYINSSSDNTEDEKEHHCNNLMKFDISDFLDVNGVII, from the exons ATGGCACGATCACCTTGTTGCGAGAAGAACGGACTCAAGAAAGGGCCATGGACTTCAGAGGAAGACCAGAAGCTAATTGAGTATATCCAGAAACATGGATATGGTAACTGGAGAACCTTCCCTAAAAAAGCTG GTTTGCATAGATGTGGAAAAAGTTGTCGATTAAGGTGGACTAACTATCTCCGACCAGATATAAAACGAGGAAGATTCTCcttcgaagaagaagaaacaattaTTAAACTTCATAGTTTTTTAGGAAACAA ATGGTCTGCAATTGCGGCGCGTTTGCCTGGAAGAACTGATAACGAGATCAAAAACTTTTGGAACACACATATAAGAAAGAAGTTACTAAGAATGGGGATCGATCCAGTGACTCACAGTCTTCGACTTAATCTCCTCGACATCTCAACCATCTTAGCATCATCTCAATACAATTCCTCTTCGCATCACGTGAACATGTCAACACTCATGATGGATGCTCATCGTCAGCAGCAACAATATCCATTGGTTAACCCCGAAATACTCAAGCTCGCTACTTCTCTCTTCtcccaaaaccaaaaccaaaatcaagTGGTGGATCATGACCCAAGCACCCACGTAAACCAAACAGGAGTAAACCAATACCAAATCAACCATCAAGAACTCCAGTCTTACTTGCCGCCATTCCCCAATGAAGCTCAGTTTAATGACATGGACCAACAGTTCAATGGTTTCGGAGAACATACTCTCGTTTCGAATACGTCGGTCCAAGATTGCAATATTCCAACGTTTAACGTTTATGAAAGCTCTGGTTTTGTGCTAGATCCTTTTTATTCAGATCAGACTTTCAACTTCGCTACCTCAGTCTTGAATACACCATCCTCGAGCCCCACTATGTTAAACTCATGCTCCACAACTTACATCAACAGTAGTAGTGACAATACTGAAGATGAAAAGGAACACCATTGCAATAATCTTAT